The following are encoded together in the Anoplopoma fimbria isolate UVic2021 breed Golden Eagle Sablefish chromosome 9, Afim_UVic_2022, whole genome shotgun sequence genome:
- the tmem184c gene encoding transmembrane protein 184C — MPCSCGNWRRWIRPLVAVLYIVLLLVVLPFTVWELQKSGVGIHNKAWFIAGIFVFMTMPISLWGILQHLVHYTQPELQKPIIRILWMVPIYSLDSWIALKYPRIAIYVDTCRECYEAYVIYNFMTFLLNYLENQYPSLVSMLESQEQQRHLPPLCCCPPWPMGEVLLLRCKLGVLQYTVVRPVTTVIALICQLCGVYDEGNFSSTNAWTYLVIFNNMSQLFAMYCLVLFYRALREELGPIKPVGKFLCVKMVVFVSFWQAVFIALLVKVGVISKDRTWDWKSVEAVATGLQDFIICVEMFLAAIAHHYSFTYKPYIQEAEEGSCFDSFMAMWDVSDVRADISEQVRNVGRTVLGRPRKSYFGEAQEDGERSGLLSSASQDAITEAVSDPVSPNGQYQGLGRTLTPHSLSAPAGLSSAPWDDGHEAGLDETPEEERTDQTKDPTEADLIVIT; from the exons ATGCCTTGTTCCTGTGGGAACTGGAGGAGATGGATCCGGCCGCTGGTCGCGGTGCTGTACATTGTGTTGCTGTTAGTCGTGCTGCCCTTCACCGTCTGGGAGCTGCAGAAGTCAGGG GTTGGCATTCATAACAAAGCATGGTTCATCGCTGGGATATTTGTCTTCATGACTATGCCCATATCATTATGGGGCATCCTGCAGCATCTGGTTCACTACACTCAGCCAGAGCTTCAGAAACCCATCATCAG GATATTATGGATGGTCCCAATCTACAGCTTGGACAGT TGGATTGCATTAAAATACCCAAGGATAGCAATTTATGTGGACACATGCAGAGAGTGCTACGAGGCCTATGTCATCTACAACTTCATGACCTTCTTGCTAAACTACCTGGAGAATCAGTACCCCAGCCTGGTGTCGATGCTGGAGTCccaggagcagcagagacacctgcctcctctgtgctgctgccCGCCATGGCCAATGGGAGA GGTTTTGCTGTTGAGATGCAAATTGGGAGTGTTACAGTACACAGTTGTAAGACCCGTCACAACAGTGATCGCTTT GATCTGTCAGCTTTGTGGAGTGTATGATGAAGGCAATTTCAGTTCAACAAATGCATGGACGTACCTGGTCATCTTCAACAATATGTCACAGCTG TTTGCCATGTACTGCCTGGTGCTGTTCTACAGAGCTCTGAGAGAAGAACTGGGTCCAATCAAGCCAGTCGGCAAATTCCTGTGTGTCAAAATGGTGGTGTTCGTCTCTTTCTG GCAAGCTGTGTTCATTGCTTTGCTGGTGAAAGTGGGTGTCATCTCAAAGGATCGTACATGGGACTGGAAGAGTGTGGAGGCTGTAGCCACTGGCTTACAG GATTTTATCATCTGTGTGGAGATGTTCCTGGCGGCCATTGCCCATCACTACAGCTTCACCTACAAGCCTTACATCCAGGAGGCCGAGGAGGGTTCTTGCTTTGACTCTTTCATGGCGATGTGGGACGTCTCTGATGTCAGAGCAGACATTTCTGAACAAGTCCGCAACGTTG GGAGAACAGTTCTGGGTCGGCCGAGGAAGTCATACTTCGGTGAGGCTCAGGAAGATGGAGAGCGATCCGGCCTGCTCTCTTCGGCCTCCCAAGATGCCATAACAGAGGCGGTATCCGACCCCGTGTCACCCAACGGTCAGTACCAGGGCCTCGGCAGAACCCTCACACCGCACTCTCTGTCAGCGCCGGCTGGGCTCAGCTCGGCCCCGTGGGATGACGGACACGAGGCTGGACTTGATGAAACCCCGGAAGAGGAAAGGACCGACCAAACCAAAGATCCAACAGAAGCAGATCTCATCGTGATCACCTAG